In Deltaproteobacteria bacterium, a genomic segment contains:
- the glmS gene encoding glutamine--fructose-6-phosphate transaminase (isomerizing), with protein MCGIIGYVGNRDAAFILVQGLKRLEYRGYDSAGVATFHNGQIAVRRALGKLSNLENLLREDPITGSVGIGHTRWATHGRPSEQNAHPHRAGRIVVIHNGIIENYLELRAALQSRGRRFSSETDTEVISHLIDECVQDGLDFVAASRKAIAQLHGSFSIVVMHEDCPDRLVAAKSATPIVIGLGDNENFVASDIPAILDHTRKVLFLEDGEMAEVTRDAVTVTTFAGEPVVREPRTVAWDPVTAQKGGYRHFLLKEIHEQPQAIIDTMRGRLLQEEADVSLDEIAAAPWLANAKRIVLVACGTAWHACLVGKYFLEQITRIPAEVDYGSEFRYRDPVVEPGTVLIVVSQSGETADTLAAVEAARERGAKVLAICNVVDSSIARRADAVIYTHAGPEISVASTKAFTTQLTVFYLLGLYLARRRKLIDHEAAHALISDLVNLPKRIEECLERERAIEKIAKKYGDARSVLYLGRGINYPIALEGALKLKEISYIHAEGYAAGEMKHGPIALINESLPVVVLLPKDAVYGKTLSNMKEVESRGGRIIVITDAPSPELEDIAWEVIQVPTSNPCLLPLLLTIPLQLLAYFIAVYRGSDVDMPRNLAKSVTVE; from the coding sequence ATGTGTGGGATCATCGGATACGTCGGGAACCGTGATGCCGCGTTCATCCTGGTCCAGGGTCTGAAGCGGCTCGAGTATCGCGGTTACGATTCGGCCGGCGTCGCCACGTTCCACAATGGCCAGATCGCGGTGCGTCGTGCGCTCGGAAAGCTCTCGAATCTCGAGAACCTTCTACGCGAGGATCCGATCACGGGCAGCGTCGGCATCGGCCACACGCGCTGGGCGACCCACGGACGCCCGTCCGAGCAGAACGCGCACCCCCATCGCGCCGGACGGATCGTCGTCATCCACAACGGCATCATCGAGAACTACCTGGAGCTGCGGGCCGCGCTGCAGTCGCGCGGACGGCGCTTCAGCTCCGAGACCGACACCGAGGTCATTTCTCACCTCATCGACGAGTGCGTTCAGGACGGGCTCGATTTCGTCGCCGCCTCGCGCAAGGCCATCGCGCAGCTCCACGGCTCGTTCTCGATCGTCGTGATGCACGAGGACTGTCCCGATCGCCTGGTCGCCGCCAAGAGCGCGACGCCGATCGTGATCGGTCTCGGCGACAACGAGAATTTCGTCGCGTCGGACATTCCCGCGATCCTCGACCATACGCGCAAGGTGTTGTTCCTCGAGGACGGCGAGATGGCGGAGGTGACCCGGGACGCGGTGACGGTGACGACGTTCGCCGGCGAGCCGGTGGTGCGCGAGCCTCGCACGGTCGCCTGGGATCCCGTCACCGCGCAAAAGGGCGGGTATCGCCACTTCCTTCTCAAGGAGATCCACGAGCAACCCCAGGCCATCATCGACACGATGCGCGGCCGTCTGCTCCAAGAGGAGGCGGACGTCAGCCTCGACGAGATCGCCGCCGCGCCGTGGCTCGCGAACGCCAAGCGGATCGTGCTCGTTGCGTGCGGCACGGCGTGGCATGCGTGCCTCGTCGGCAAGTACTTCCTCGAGCAGATCACGCGCATCCCCGCCGAGGTCGACTACGGAAGCGAGTTCCGCTACCGCGACCCGGTCGTCGAGCCGGGAACCGTACTGATCGTCGTGTCCCAGTCGGGCGAGACCGCCGACACGCTCGCCGCGGTCGAGGCCGCGCGGGAGCGCGGCGCCAAGGTGCTCGCCATCTGCAACGTCGTCGACTCGAGCATCGCCCGTCGCGCCGACGCCGTCATCTACACCCACGCAGGTCCCGAGATCTCCGTTGCCAGCACCAAGGCCTTCACCACGCAGCTGACGGTGTTCTACCTGCTCGGCCTCTATCTGGCGCGGCGCCGAAAGCTGATCGACCATGAGGCGGCGCATGCGCTGATCTCCGACCTCGTGAACCTGCCGAAGCGGATCGAGGAGTGCCTCGAGCGCGAGCGGGCCATCGAGAAGATCGCCAAGAAGTACGGTGACGCCAGGAGCGTTCTCTACCTCGGGCGCGGCATCAACTATCCAATCGCTCTCGAAGGCGCGCTCAAGCTGAAGGAGATCTCCTACATCCATGCCGAGGGCTATGCCGCCGGCGAGATGAAGCACGGTCCGATCGCGCTCATCAACGAGTCACTCCCGGTGGTCGTTCTGCTACCGAAGGACGCCGTCTACGGCAAGACCTTGTCGAACATGAAGGAGGTCGAGTCCCGGGGCGGCCGGATCATCGTGATCACCGACGCGCCGTCGCCGGAGCTGGAGGACATCGCCTGGGAGGTCATCCAGGTGCCGACCAGCAATCCCTGCCTGCTGCCGCTCCTCCTGACCATCCCGCTCCAACTCCTGGCCTATTTCATCGCGGTCTACCGTGGCAGCGACGTCGACATGCCGCGCAACCTCGCGAAGAGCGTCACCGTCGAGTAG
- a CDS encoding CoA-binding protein codes for MSSDNLSDHEIREILTEPMTVAVVGCSPDPTRDSHKVARALQTMGHTVIPVNPQARQILGLRCYGSLRHIEEPVTMVDVFRRSELVPAIVDDAIAIAARILWLQLGVVHEEAAARARAAGLTVMMDRCPVVEYRRLVSAD; via the coding sequence ATGAGCTCCGACAACCTTTCGGATCACGAGATCCGCGAGATCCTGACGGAGCCCATGACCGTCGCCGTGGTCGGCTGTTCGCCGGATCCCACGCGCGACAGTCACAAGGTCGCGCGAGCGCTTCAGACCATGGGCCACACGGTGATCCCCGTGAACCCCCAGGCGCGCCAGATTCTCGGGCTGCGCTGCTACGGCTCCTTGCGGCACATCGAGGAGCCGGTGACGATGGTCGACGTCTTCCGCCGCTCCGAGCTCGTGCCCGCGATCGTGGACGACGCCATCGCGATCGCGGCGCGCATCCTGTGGTTGCAGCTCGGCGTCGTCCACGAAGAAGCCGCGGCGCGCGCGCGAGCTGCCGGGCTCACCGTCATGATGGACCGCTGTCCGGTCGTCGAGTACCGCCGGCTCGTGTCGGCCGATTGA
- a CDS encoding L,D-transpeptidase: protein MLRKVVAAAVGVVVVSMLAACALLTPPPKADPVTLPTPTPSPSATPAFAWTRGSEYAVVVRKEERTLTVYHRTTQVKVYPIVLGIASYGPKVYQGDLRTPEGVYRISSKRPHARWSRFLLLSYPNDDDRSRYAMALSEGRVPIIDGRAPGIGGAVGIHGTDREDSNVRGDDWTFGCVSLLNQHVAELYDMVPIGTPVLIGK, encoded by the coding sequence ATGTTGCGGAAGGTGGTGGCAGCTGCGGTCGGGGTGGTCGTCGTCAGCATGCTGGCCGCGTGCGCCCTCCTGACGCCGCCGCCGAAGGCCGATCCGGTCACCCTTCCCACTCCGACCCCCAGTCCGAGCGCTACACCGGCGTTCGCCTGGACCCGGGGCAGTGAATACGCAGTCGTCGTCCGCAAGGAAGAGCGCACGCTCACGGTCTACCACCGCACGACACAAGTGAAAGTCTATCCGATCGTCCTCGGCATCGCGTCCTACGGGCCCAAGGTCTATCAGGGCGACCTTCGGACGCCCGAAGGCGTCTACCGCATCAGCTCGAAGCGGCCACACGCGCGCTGGAGTCGCTTTCTGTTGCTCAGCTATCCGAACGACGACGATCGCAGCCGCTATGCGATGGCGTTGAGCGAAGGACGGGTCCCGATCATCGACGGTCGCGCGCCAGGTATCGGCGGCGCGGTGGGCATCCACGGCACCGACCGCGAGGACTCGAACGTCCGCGGCGACGATTGGACGTTCGGATGCGTTTCGCTCCTGAACCAGCACGTCGCAGAGCTCTACGACATGGTCCCGATCGGCACCCCGGTGCTGATCGGGAAGTAG
- a CDS encoding metallopeptidase family protein: MTRKEFRRLVTEVLATLPPDIASRIENVEVVVEDEPTDAQIRGAGLDPREETLFGLYEGVPLHERGHDYAALPDKISIFYLPIIESCDSTAEIRDEIRTTVLHEVAHFFGIDDDDLDEWGY; encoded by the coding sequence ATGACGCGAAAGGAATTCCGCCGACTCGTGACCGAGGTTCTCGCAACGCTCCCTCCCGACATCGCTTCTCGCATCGAGAACGTGGAGGTCGTCGTCGAGGACGAGCCCACCGACGCGCAGATCCGCGGTGCGGGCCTCGATCCGCGCGAAGAGACGCTTTTCGGGCTCTACGAAGGCGTCCCCTTGCACGAGCGCGGCCACGACTACGCGGCACTGCCGGACAAGATCTCGATCTTCTACCTGCCGATCATCGAATCATGCGATTCGACGGCGGAGATCCGCGACGAGATCCGTACGACGGTCCTCCACGAGGTGGCGCATTTCTTCGGCATCGACGACGACGACCTCGACGAGTGGGGCTACTGA
- a CDS encoding SDR family NAD(P)-dependent oxidoreductase: MLLDGKVVVVTGAGRGIGREEALLMAKLGAKVVVNDLGGGFDGSGASTGPAQEVVNEIKKGGGEAVANGDSVSDFKGAQRIVECAVDTFGKLNAVVNNAGILRDRMIFNMSEDDWDSVIAVHLKGTFACTRHACVYWREQHKAGNILNGRIINTASDSGLLGNPSQSNYGAAKAAIAAFSVIIDKEMAKYGVTVNAIAPVARTRLTVEATPATAALMGQEVPAGQFDVFSPANVAPLVAWLASDDAAGVHGEIFRVGGGTVWLMQGWHSVGKAKKGGEWEASELGTALKAELAKGATRKETMNDVFAEGL; this comes from the coding sequence ATGCTTCTCGACGGCAAAGTTGTCGTAGTCACGGGTGCGGGTCGCGGCATCGGCCGCGAGGAGGCGCTCCTCATGGCGAAGCTCGGCGCCAAGGTCGTCGTGAACGATCTCGGCGGCGGCTTCGACGGTAGCGGAGCCAGCACCGGGCCGGCGCAAGAGGTCGTGAACGAGATCAAGAAGGGCGGCGGCGAGGCGGTCGCCAACGGCGACAGCGTCAGCGACTTCAAAGGTGCGCAGCGCATCGTCGAGTGCGCCGTCGACACCTTCGGAAAGCTGAACGCCGTCGTGAACAACGCGGGCATCCTTCGCGACCGCATGATCTTCAACATGTCCGAGGACGACTGGGATTCGGTCATCGCCGTGCATCTGAAGGGCACGTTCGCATGTACACGCCATGCCTGCGTCTACTGGCGCGAGCAGCACAAGGCCGGCAACATCCTGAACGGCCGCATCATCAACACGGCCTCCGATTCCGGCCTCCTCGGCAACCCGAGCCAGAGCAACTACGGCGCGGCCAAGGCCGCGATCGCGGCGTTCTCCGTCATCATCGACAAGGAGATGGCGAAGTACGGCGTGACCGTGAACGCGATCGCGCCCGTGGCGCGGACGCGCCTCACGGTGGAAGCGACGCCGGCGACGGCGGCTCTCATGGGACAGGAGGTGCCGGCAGGCCAGTTCGACGTGTTCAGTCCGGCGAACGTCGCGCCGCTGGTCGCCTGGCTTGCGAGCGACGACGCTGCGGGCGTGCACGGCGAGATCTTCCGGGTCGGCGGCGGCACCGTCTGGCTGATGCAGGGTTGGCACTCGGTCGGTAAGGCCAAGAAGGGCGGCGAGTGGGAGGCGTCCGAGCTCGGCACCGCGCTCAAGGCGGAGCTCGCGAAAGGCGCCACCCGCAAGGAGACGATGAACGACGTCTTCGCCGAGGGTCTCTGA
- the ribB gene encoding 3,4-dihydroxy-2-butanone-4-phosphate synthase — protein sequence MSPHLVSIEEAIAEIRGGRMIVLMDDEDRENEGDICMAAEKVSPEAIAFMARYARGLICLPLTDEKLADLGLPMMVAENSTPLGTAFTLSIDARRGIGSGISAADRATTILTAVRDGAGPGDVTTPGHVFPLRARRGGVLVRTGQTEGAVDLARLAGLRPAGVICEIMNDDGSMARLPDIERFAATHNLKIATVAELIQYRLRHDSLVHRIAEARLPTRFGGDFRAVVYRSDVDGGEHLALVRGDITPGVPTLVRAHAEYLPGDVFGYTQRDTGAVLQRAMQIIADAGRGVVLYLRREEHGVDLFAASDGTSGQPSTTSGLRLNEFRDYGIGAQILRDLGVGKIRLLTNHPRRLVSLPGYGLEIVERVPLDTTPPNESPDETVGGKVAKLR from the coding sequence ATGAGCCCGCATCTGGTCTCCATCGAGGAAGCGATCGCCGAGATCCGCGGCGGTCGGATGATCGTCCTGATGGACGACGAGGACCGCGAGAACGAGGGCGACATCTGCATGGCGGCCGAAAAGGTCTCGCCGGAAGCGATCGCCTTCATGGCCCGGTACGCGCGCGGATTGATCTGTCTGCCGCTCACCGACGAGAAGCTCGCCGATCTCGGGCTTCCGATGATGGTCGCCGAGAACAGCACGCCGCTCGGTACGGCCTTCACGCTGTCGATCGACGCCCGGCGCGGCATCGGCTCCGGCATCTCGGCGGCCGATCGTGCGACGACCATCCTCACCGCCGTGCGTGATGGGGCGGGACCCGGAGACGTCACGACCCCCGGCCACGTGTTTCCGCTCCGTGCACGCCGTGGCGGCGTGCTCGTGAGGACCGGTCAGACCGAGGGCGCCGTCGATCTCGCGCGGCTCGCGGGACTCAGGCCGGCCGGCGTCATCTGCGAGATCATGAACGACGATGGCTCGATGGCGCGGCTCCCCGACATCGAGAGGTTCGCCGCGACCCACAATCTGAAGATCGCGACCGTGGCCGAACTCATCCAGTACCGGCTCCGCCACGACTCGCTGGTGCACCGCATCGCCGAAGCGCGGTTGCCCACGCGTTTCGGCGGCGATTTTCGCGCCGTCGTCTACCGCAGCGACGTGGATGGCGGCGAGCATCTGGCGCTCGTGCGCGGCGACATCACGCCCGGCGTCCCGACGCTCGTGCGCGCGCACGCCGAATACCTTCCCGGGGACGTCTTCGGGTACACCCAACGCGACACGGGCGCCGTCCTGCAACGGGCGATGCAGATCATCGCCGACGCGGGCCGCGGCGTCGTGCTCTATCTCCGGCGCGAGGAGCACGGCGTCGACCTCTTCGCGGCGAGCGACGGAACGAGCGGACAGCCGAGCACCACCTCGGGACTTCGGCTGAACGAGTTCCGCGACTATGGCATCGGCGCCCAGATCCTGCGCGACCTCGGCGTCGGCAAGATCCGGCTCCTCACCAACCATCCACGCCGCCTCGTGAGCCTGCCGGGATACGGCCTCGAGATCGTCGAGCGGGTGCCGCTCGACACGACGCCGCCGAACGAGTCGCCCGACGAGACCGTGGGCGGGAAGGTCGCGAAGCTGCGCTGA
- a CDS encoding low molecular weight protein arginine phosphatase gives MPDVRRRILIVCHANVSRSIIAEALLRKMLTERGRDDVVVASGGIAPYARDSSLVSMDARLVLREDSIEISSEATACDLKRHRDRLLEADIIVTMTTEQKDMLTAFPESDGKDVLTLAEAAGEAGDVEDPAGRDEDFYRACRDQIRRCLAKALDRLAPPLGA, from the coding sequence CTGCCGGACGTCCGGCGTCGCATCCTGATCGTCTGCCACGCCAATGTCAGCCGGAGCATCATCGCCGAGGCGCTGCTGAGGAAGATGTTGACGGAGCGCGGACGGGATGACGTGGTCGTCGCGTCGGGCGGAATCGCTCCCTACGCACGGGATTCGAGCCTGGTGTCTATGGATGCCAGACTCGTTTTGCGAGAGGACTCGATCGAGATCTCGTCCGAGGCGACGGCGTGTGACCTCAAACGTCACCGCGATCGGTTGCTCGAGGCCGACATCATCGTCACCATGACGACCGAGCAGAAGGACATGTTGACTGCCTTCCCCGAATCGGACGGCAAGGATGTGCTCACGCTGGCGGAAGCCGCAGGAGAAGCGGGCGACGTCGAGGACCCCGCTGGCCGCGACGAGGATTTCTATCGCGCATGCCGCGATCAGATCCGCCGCTGTCTCGCGAAAGCCCTCGATCGTCTGGCGCCTCCCCTCGGGGCGTGA
- a CDS encoding NUDIX hydrolase, translated as MHTWERLASEIAYTCRIFTIRRDRSRFSRDDAEHDFHVLESTDWVNIIPVTAAREVVLVRQFRHGIGDCTLEIPGGMVDAEDPSPLVAARREMIEESGYDSDCVEPLGAIHPNPAIQSNTCHSFVAWDVERRHQTRFDTTEETEVVLVPLASIPELIRAGDITHALVVVAFHWLALRT; from the coding sequence CTGCACACCTGGGAGCGTCTCGCGAGCGAGATCGCGTACACCTGCCGTATCTTCACGATCCGGCGTGACCGCTCACGGTTCTCTCGCGACGACGCCGAGCACGACTTCCACGTTCTCGAGTCGACCGACTGGGTGAACATCATCCCTGTCACCGCGGCGCGGGAGGTCGTTCTCGTGCGGCAGTTCCGTCACGGTATTGGCGACTGCACGCTCGAGATACCGGGCGGAATGGTCGACGCCGAGGATCCGTCACCGCTCGTCGCGGCACGCCGGGAGATGATCGAGGAGAGCGGCTACGACTCGGACTGCGTCGAGCCGCTCGGTGCCATCCATCCGAATCCGGCGATCCAGAGCAATACGTGTCACTCGTTCGTGGCATGGGACGTGGAACGGCGACACCAAACGCGGTTCGATACGACGGAAGAGACGGAGGTTGTGCTCGTACCCCTTGCCAGTATTCCCGAGCTGATACGCGCGGGCGACATCACCCATGCGCTCGTCGTGGTGGCGTTCCACTGGCTGGCACTGCGGACCTGA
- the glmU gene encoding bifunctional UDP-N-acetylglucosamine diphosphorylase/glucosamine-1-phosphate N-acetyltransferase GlmU, with translation MAAKQLGIIILAAGRGTRMRSDRAKVLHTIAGKPFVVSVVETAAALVPTRLAVVVGHEAAEVERVCAAHLARQPIAGGTTSYPRQIEQRGTGDAVRAAEAVFAGFDGDVLILYGDVPGLKAATLGALVEQHRASGATLSLLTSEAEDPTGYGRIVRGPNGRLRGIVEERDLEPADRAIREINPGIYCARAGFLWRALARLRADNVQREYYLTDIVAMAVEAGEVVETRSVPDAGEVAGINSREDMAVLEQRARRDLVERWMRAGVTFRDPATAYLEEDVTIGSDTEIGPNVQLLGRTAVGRSCVIDGTAVLRDASLGDGVHLRLGVVMTECEVGPGAIVGPFAHIRPGSVLAAGVHIGNFVETKKAKIGRGTKANHLTYLGDCEIGAGTNIGAGTITCNYDGFAKHRTVIGDRVQIGSDTQLVAPVTVGDDAYVGAGTTVTVDVPAGGHLVVSRVPQRTIAGWVARKRAGVVNEPAPSAVTPAPRKTVRAKKRTPKRKVVAARGAARAQGGRRGKR, from the coding sequence ATGGCCGCCAAGCAATTGGGTATCATCATCCTCGCTGCGGGGCGCGGTACCCGCATGCGATCCGACCGGGCAAAGGTCTTGCATACGATCGCCGGGAAGCCGTTCGTCGTCTCCGTCGTGGAGACGGCGGCCGCTCTCGTGCCGACCCGGCTCGCTGTCGTCGTCGGCCATGAGGCGGCTGAGGTGGAGCGGGTTTGCGCCGCCCATCTCGCGCGCCAGCCGATCGCCGGTGGTACGACGTCGTATCCCCGGCAGATCGAGCAACGCGGCACCGGCGACGCGGTGCGGGCCGCCGAAGCGGTCTTCGCGGGATTCGACGGCGACGTCCTGATCCTCTACGGCGACGTTCCCGGCCTGAAGGCGGCCACGCTGGGAGCCCTCGTCGAACAGCACCGGGCCTCCGGTGCGACCCTTTCGCTCTTGACGAGCGAAGCTGAGGATCCGACAGGCTATGGTCGGATCGTGCGCGGACCGAATGGCCGGCTCCGCGGTATCGTCGAGGAACGGGACCTCGAGCCAGCGGATCGCGCCATCCGCGAGATCAACCCGGGCATCTATTGCGCGCGCGCCGGCTTCCTCTGGCGGGCGCTCGCGCGTCTGCGGGCCGACAACGTCCAGCGCGAATACTACCTTACGGACATCGTGGCGATGGCGGTCGAAGCGGGTGAGGTCGTCGAGACGCGGTCCGTGCCGGACGCGGGAGAAGTGGCCGGGATCAACTCGCGCGAGGACATGGCAGTCCTGGAGCAGCGCGCGCGTCGCGACCTCGTCGAGAGATGGATGCGGGCCGGCGTCACCTTTCGCGATCCCGCGACCGCCTACCTCGAGGAGGACGTCACCATCGGCAGCGACACCGAGATCGGTCCGAACGTGCAGCTCCTCGGTCGTACGGCGGTCGGTCGGAGTTGCGTGATCGACGGGACCGCGGTGCTCCGCGACGCGAGCCTCGGTGACGGCGTCCACCTGCGACTCGGTGTGGTCATGACGGAGTGCGAAGTCGGCCCGGGAGCCATCGTCGGGCCCTTCGCGCACATCCGGCCCGGAAGCGTGCTCGCCGCGGGCGTCCACATCGGCAACTTCGTCGAAACCAAGAAGGCGAAGATCGGCCGCGGCACCAAGGCGAATCATCTGACCTATCTCGGCGACTGCGAGATCGGCGCCGGAACCAACATCGGCGCCGGGACGATTACCTGCAACTACGACGGGTTCGCGAAGCATCGCACCGTGATCGGGGATCGGGTGCAGATCGGCAGCGACACCCAGCTGGTGGCGCCCGTTACGGTCGGTGACGATGCGTACGTCGGCGCCGGGACGACCGTCACCGTCGACGTGCCCGCGGGTGGCCATCTGGTCGTGAGCCGCGTGCCGCAGCGCACGATCGCCGGCTGGGTCGCCCGCAAGCGCGCCGGGGTGGTGAACGAACCCGCGCCGTCCGCCGTGACGCCGGCACCGCGCAAGACCGTTCGCGCCAAGAAGCGCACGCCGAAGCGCAAGGTGGTCGCCGCGAGAGGCGCGGCACGCGCCCAGGGCGGTCGCCGAGGAAAACGCTGA
- a CDS encoding flavin reductase family protein encodes MKIDRTELRRVMGHFATGVAVITTRDVDGKPYGLTANALCSVSLEPPLLLVCVDKRAESHPAFERAGIFAVNILGHGHEDLSRRFAVSGGDKFGDVSHRTGGTGAPILDGVLGVVECRVVAAHDAGDHTIYLGEIEHLEASEGDPLLFFRGKYRRLDEN; translated from the coding sequence ATGAAGATCGATCGCACGGAGCTTCGTCGCGTCATGGGACATTTCGCGACGGGTGTCGCGGTCATCACGACGCGGGACGTCGACGGGAAGCCGTACGGCCTGACGGCGAACGCCCTCTGTTCGGTTTCCCTCGAGCCCCCTCTCCTCCTGGTTTGTGTCGACAAGCGCGCGGAGAGCCATCCGGCTTTCGAGCGCGCCGGGATCTTCGCGGTGAACATCCTCGGGCACGGTCACGAGGACCTATCGCGTCGCTTCGCCGTCTCGGGCGGAGACAAGTTCGGGGACGTCTCGCACCGCACCGGTGGGACCGGAGCGCCTATCCTCGACGGCGTGCTGGGCGTGGTCGAGTGTCGGGTGGTAGCGGCGCACGACGCCGGGGACCACACGATCTATCTCGGCGAGATCGAGCATCTCGAGGCGTCCGAGGGCGACCCGCTCCTGTTCTTCCGCGGAAAATACCGGCGCCTCGACGAAAACTGA